GAAATCCTGCGCCATCTCTGCCGTCACATCGGGATGTTCATATTGAGCTTCGGCAATGGAAAGCATCCTTAGCTCGCTCAGGATTTCAATAATCGAAGGCAGACCCTTTGCCTGCAGGGATCCCGCCACAAGAGGCGGTTGAAGCTTGGATGCTTTTTCCCATGGACCGTCCTGGAAAACCCCGGCTTTTTCAAAGCGGCTTGCACTTTGGTATAAAATCCCGAGCCCTTCGTCAGTGTCCAGTAATCGTTGAGCTTCCTGATAGACGTCCGTTTGATACATTGATTTCGCAAATGAAGCTGCACTCTCCAATTCATTCAGCGCCTGCAAAAATCGCTCTTCCAGCTTGGAAGTTAATTCAAAAGCCATTTCAAAACTCCTTTATCGATCAGAATATCGGACAGGTTGTTCAGGCAAAAGACCAGTCTAAATATAGAAATTAAATTGTTCGTACTCTTTTAAAAGGTTCCTCATCACTTCGCTGTCTTCCCCATAGAAGAAGATGGTCCCGTAATGGTTTCCGAACCCGATCCTCTGGGCCACTTTTCCCTGGGCCGGGCTGAACATATCATGTTTTTCGAAATATGGATGATTCTCAAGCTCGTCAGGCACCTCAAGCTTTTCTACATAATTGACATGCGGGTGAACCATTAAACATCCTGCATGTGCCTCGGCTTTCTCACCTGTCGAAGGAAAGAATTCTCTCAGCTCCTCTTCCGTTGTGTTCGGATCTCCACAAAGAATCTGTGCCTGGTACGCATTAAACCCATACGCCCGCTCAATCAGATCAAAGATATGTCCACCCGGCACCCTTGCCGCAACCTCACCGAAATGAAGTGTACCGTCGGACGTGATGAAATATTCAGGATGGATGACTCCATATTCTATTTCAAACGCATCAATGAGCTGTTGTATGGCCTCACGTATAATCGGTCGCTTTTCTTCAAGGGTTGGAGAAGCAGGTACGAAATTGGAATAACCCAATCGCACGTATTCCGTTATATTTAAAAACTGGATCTTTCCTTTATGAATGAATGCTTCACACGAGAATTCCTGCCCGTCTAAATGACTTTCCATTAATAGAGGGAATTCCGACTCCGTGAGAGCATCGATATCTTCCGGGTTCTCGATGGCCCGGTGGCCGACCGATCCTGCTTTATCCAGCGGTTTGACGTGAATCGGATCATTCTTATCTCCTTCGACCTTCAATAAGGCTTCATTCACCCGTTTCAAGAAACGTCTCACGTCTTCCTTATCCCGTGCCTCTTCAAATACACCCACCTTGATTCCCGCAATTTGAGCTTTACGCTTCATCATCCCTTTATCCCTTAAGAGGAGAGACCGGTTAAAGACACGGGGTTCACTGCGGAAACGGGAGTTCAACGCCCCTGCCCACTCCACGCATTCTTCATATAACGGAATGGCGACTTCAGCACCAAGGGCTTTCAGTTGTTTGTAGAGATGATCTGAACCTTCATTCAAGCGGTCGAAGTCCCAGCCGATAAAAGCGATATCATGCTTTTCCGCATAGGCTTCGAAATCAGGCGGTCCAACGACGACGAATGGTCTGTTCAGTTTGGTACACGCCTCGATCGCCGGCAGGCTCCAGCCGATGAGTGCCGTTAGATATGGTTTGGTTTTATCCTTCGCGCTCTGTTCTGCTTGCTGTCTTTCAAGTTGATCTAGTCCCATAGTTTCCTCTCCCTCTTTCACGAATTTATTCAGATTCTCCCCTAGCATAACAAAGGGCCTTATGATAATGAAGTATTATGCTGAATTTTCAGTCTTTTCGACAAATAAAGTGTTAAACTGACATAAACTACGACATAAAACAACCCCTGATGCATCCGGCATCAGGGGTTGTTTCTACTCTATCATTCACCTAGATCAACGTTATGATATACCTGCTGAACATCTTCCAGATCTTCAATCGCATCAATCATTTTTTCGAATTGAGCTTGATCGTCTTCAGAAAGTTCTACATCATTCTGTGCAAGCATCGTAAGTTCCGCTACTGTAAACTCAGTGATTCCTGCACCCTTGAATGCTTCTTGTACCGCATGGAATTGATCCGGCTCGGCATAGACGATCACGGAATCCTCTTCTTCGATGATATCACGTGCGTCCACGTCCGCTTCCATCAGGATTTCCATGACGTCTTCTTCGGACTTCCCTTCGATCCCAATGACGGCTGTCGCATCGAACATGTAGGCGACAGATCCACTCACGCCCATGTTACCGCCATTCTTACCGAATGCAGCACGCACCTCGGAAGCTGTACGGTTTACGTTGTTTGTCAGTGCATCCACGATGACCATGGAACCATTCGGTCCGAAGCCTTCATAGCGTAATTCGTCGTAGTTCTCTTCAGATCCACCCTTTGCCTTTTCAATGGCACGATCGACGATGTGTTTCGGAACGCTATACGTTTTCGCACGTTCAAGAACGAATTTCAGCGTTTGGTTAAGTTCAGGATCCGGCTCTCCCTGTTTCGCTGCCACATAAATCTCGCGGCCGAATTTGGCATATATACGACTCGTATTGGCATCCTTAGACGCTTTCTTTTCTTTAATATTATTCCACTTACGTCCCATATCGTTTCACTCTCTTTCATATATCTATGGATAGTTTCTGATCATAAAAGGTATATTCGTTTCTATTATACATGAAAAGGGCACCTTTTGGCTAAGTGATTCCCTTCCATCCCCTCCCGAAAAAAAGCCGACTCAGATGAGTCAGCTTCTTTCCTGGTAAGCACTGATGGCTTCGTATTCTTCTTCCAGCAAGCGTGGTACACGAATGAAGATTGGCATGAGTTTAGTATACGCTTCGGTTGCTTTCGGATCGGGCTGATGGGAATGGACGGAGCCGACCATTTCACTTACTGCTTCCAAAGAGTCGATCATTCCGCTCCCGTACATGCCAAGTACGACGGCGCCAAGGCATGAGCTTTCAAAGCTTTCCGGTACTTCGACTTCCTGGTCGAAAACGTCGGCAAGCATTTGGCGCCATAATTCAGAACGGGCAAATCCACCGGTTGCCTGCACCCGTTTCGGCGTACCGATCAATTCCTCGAGGGCAAGAAGAACACTGTACAAGTTCATGACGATCCCTTCAAGGACGGCACGGATCATATGCTCTTTTTTGTGATGCATCCCGAGTCCGAAGAAGGAGCCGCGGGCTTTCGCGTTCCAAAGGGGAGCACGTTCTCCCGCCATATAAGGGTGGAATAGCAGTCCTTCAGATCCCGGCTCCACTTTGGCCGCAATGTCCGTGAGCACTTCATAGGGATCCTTCCCTAATCGTTTTGCCACTTCCACCTCACCGGAAGCAAGCTCGTCCCGGACCCATCTGAAGATCATTCCGCCATTGTTCACGGGACCTCCGATCACCCAATGCTTTTCTGTTAAAGCATAGCAGAAGATCCGGCCTTTCGGATCTGTCACAGGACGGTCGGTCACGGCTCTGATCGCCCCACTCGTTCCAATCGTCACAGCCACCACACCAGGTTCGATGGCATTCACTCCTAAATTTGATAGAACCCCGTCACTTGCTCCAACAACAAATGGGGTGTCGGCAGGCAATCCCAGCATTTCTGTGTATTCGGACTTTAAGCCGACGAGACTTTCAGTTGTGGATACCGGAACCGAAAGCTGATCCTTCGAGACTCCGGCCACTTTCATGGCTTCCTCATCCCAAGCCAGGTTTTCCAGATGGAACATCCCTGTAGCAGAAGCAATGGAATAATCCACTACATACTTCCCAAACAAACGATGGAAAACAAATTCTTTAATCGAGATGAACTTGGCCGCTTTTCCGAACAATTCCGGCTTTTCATCCTTCAGCCAGGCAAGCTTCACAAGGGGTGACATCGGATGGATCGGCGTACCGGTCCTTCTGTAAATCTCCATCCCGTTCATTTCTTTCTTAATTTTCTCGGCCCACGCAGCACTTCGGTTATCAGCCCATGTAATCGAAGGGGTCAATGGCTGGTCATTTTCATCCACAAGGATCAAACTGTGC
The DNA window shown above is from Rossellomorea vietnamensis and carries:
- a CDS encoding ATP-grasp domain-containing protein; its protein translation is MGLDQLERQQAEQSAKDKTKPYLTALIGWSLPAIEACTKLNRPFVVVGPPDFEAYAEKHDIAFIGWDFDRLNEGSDHLYKQLKALGAEVAIPLYEECVEWAGALNSRFRSEPRVFNRSLLLRDKGMMKRKAQIAGIKVGVFEEARDKEDVRRFLKRVNEALLKVEGDKNDPIHVKPLDKAGSVGHRAIENPEDIDALTESEFPLLMESHLDGQEFSCEAFIHKGKIQFLNITEYVRLGYSNFVPASPTLEEKRPIIREAIQQLIDAFEIEYGVIHPEYFITSDGTLHFGEVAARVPGGHIFDLIERAYGFNAYQAQILCGDPNTTEEELREFFPSTGEKAEAHAGCLMVHPHVNYVEKLEVPDELENHPYFEKHDMFSPAQGKVAQRIGFGNHYGTIFFYGEDSEVMRNLLKEYEQFNFYI
- a CDS encoding YebC/PmpR family DNA-binding transcriptional regulator, which codes for MGRKWNNIKEKKASKDANTSRIYAKFGREIYVAAKQGEPDPELNQTLKFVLERAKTYSVPKHIVDRAIEKAKGGSEENYDELRYEGFGPNGSMVIVDALTNNVNRTASEVRAAFGKNGGNMGVSGSVAYMFDATAVIGIEGKSEEDVMEILMEADVDARDIIEEEDSVIVYAEPDQFHAVQEAFKGAGITEFTVAELTMLAQNDVELSEDDQAQFEKMIDAIEDLEDVQQVYHNVDLGE
- the gntK gene encoding gluconokinase, producing MSEFMIGVDIGTTSTKAVLFNKEGKAIERHGIEYPLHTPTPGTAEQDPEEIFQAVLKCVKEVASSTNETISFVSFSSAMHSLILVDENDQPLTPSITWADNRSAAWAEKIKKEMNGMEIYRRTGTPIHPMSPLVKLAWLKDEKPELFGKAAKFISIKEFVFHRLFGKYVVDYSIASATGMFHLENLAWDEEAMKVAGVSKDQLSVPVSTTESLVGLKSEYTEMLGLPADTPFVVGASDGVLSNLGVNAIEPGVVAVTIGTSGAIRAVTDRPVTDPKGRIFCYALTEKHWVIGGPVNNGGMIFRWVRDELASGEVEVAKRLGKDPYEVLTDIAAKVEPGSEGLLFHPYMAGERAPLWNAKARGSFFGLGMHHKKEHMIRAVLEGIVMNLYSVLLALEELIGTPKRVQATGGFARSELWRQMLADVFDQEVEVPESFESSCLGAVVLGMYGSGMIDSLEAVSEMVGSVHSHQPDPKATEAYTKLMPIFIRVPRLLEEEYEAISAYQERS